In Hevea brasiliensis isolate MT/VB/25A 57/8 chromosome 13, ASM3005281v1, whole genome shotgun sequence, a single genomic region encodes these proteins:
- the LOC110668994 gene encoding splicing factor-like protein 1, giving the protein MDSMDSLHPTQFQSLDPSQPPPETLDFHYENPPPPPPEPEFSDPQNPDKTLNQNFTEDGHNPLIAYETTPRLEISRPLLSENGLTNTNSGDRDYSGGEEETTSRRRRRSRWDPPADSTTNNQSTDTNNNDSGSGTRKRKSRWADDEPKPVIQLPDFMKDFTGGIEFDPEIQALNARLLEISRMLQSGLPLDDRPEGARSPSPEPIYDNMGIRINTREYRARERLNKERQEIISQIIKRNPAFKPPADYRPPKLQKKLYIPMKEYPGYNFIGLIIGPRGNTQKRMERETGAKIVIRGKGSVKEGRLQQKRDLKPDPSENEDLHVLVEAETQDALDAAAGMVEKLLQPVDEVLNEHKRQQLRELAALNGTIRDEEYCRLCGEPGHRQYACPSRTTTFKSDVLCKICGDGGHPTIDCPVKGTAGKKMDDEYQNFLAELGGTIPESSTKQTSTLALGSGSSGSNPPWATNTGGLGSANQPGLGANGIKPIKEYDDTNLYIGYLPPNLDDDGLIGLFSSFGDIVMAKVIKDRVTGVSKGYGFVKYRDIQMANNAIASMNGYRIDGRTIAVRVAGKPPQPTVPPGPPTSTMPTYPVSSQPVGAYPSQQFTPGGPLPNAPPAGYAATPASYTVAPVPWGPPVPPYAPYAPPPPGSTMYPPVPGQPMPPYGVQYPPPVQPIPSGAPNKTVTSSEAQQSYPPGVQSENSTSAPPPSSNIYGNTGVAMPSGAQPAYATASLGYSSYYNAVPPPPPAPVPTTDHLQGISSVPWAPNQPAPPPVSSASEKATYGADAEYEKFMTEMK; this is encoded by the coding sequence ATGGACTCTATGGACTCTCTCCACCCAACCCAATTCCAATCTTTAGATCCTTCTCAGCCGCCGCCTGAAACCCTAGATTTTCACTATGAAAATCCTCCTCCTCCGCCACCAGAACCTGAATTCTCCGATCCCCAAAATCCAGACAAAACCCTGAATCAAAATTTCACTGAAGACGGCCATAATCCTCTTATCGCCTACGAGACCACTCCGAGACTCGAAATCTCTAGGCCCCTGCTATCCGAAAATGGTCTCACCAATACCAATAGTGGCGACAGGGATTACTCGGGAGGCGAAGAGGAAACAACCAGCCGTCGACGTCGACGCAGCCGATGGGATCCACCGGCTGATTCCACCACCAACAATCAGTCAACCGATACTAATAATAATGATTCCGGTAGCGGTACGCGCAAGCGAAAATCGCGATGGGCAGATGACGAGCCGAAGCCAGTAATTCAGCTTCCTGATTTTATGAAAGATTTCACCGGAGGTATTGAGTTTGACCCAGAAATTCAGGCTTTGAATGCTAGGCTTCTAGAGATTAGTAGAATGTTGCAATCGGGTTTGCCCCTTGATGATAGACCCGAGGGAGCTAGGTCTCCTTCTccagaaccaatttatgataataTGGGAATTAGAATTAATACTAGAGAATATAGGGCAAGAGAGAGATTGAACAAAGAGAGGCAAGAAATTATTTCTCAGATTATCAAGAGAAATCCTGCCTTTAAGCCTCCTGCTGATTACAGGCCCCCAAAGCTTCAGAAGAAACTTTACATACCCATGAAGGAATACCCGGGATATAATTTTATTGGATTGATCATTGGTCCAAGAGGGAATACGCAGAAGAGAATGGAGAGGGAAACAGGAGCCAAAATTGTGATTCGAGGTAAAGGGTCAGTAAAGGAGGGGAGGTTGCAGCAAAAAAGGGATTTGAAGCCGGACCCATCTGAGAATGAGGATTTGCATGTTTTAGTCGAGGCAGAAACACAGGATGCATTGGATGCTGCTGCAGGGATGGTTGAGAAATTGTTGCAGCCTGTTGATGAGGTCTTGAATGAACATAAGAGACAGCAGCTTAGAGAACTTGCTGCTTTGAATGGGACAATTAGGGATGAGGAGTATTGCAGGTTGTGTGGTGAGCCAGGCCACAGGCAGTATGCATGTCCTTCGCGCACTACTACATTTAAAAGTGATGTGCTTTGTAAGATCTGTGGCGATGGTGGACATCCAACCATAGATTGTCCTGTTAAGGGAACAGCAGGGAAGAAAATGGATGATGAATATCAGAACTTTTTGGCTGAGTTAGGAGGGACTATACCAGAATCCTCAACTAAGCAAACCTCTACCTTAGCTTTGGGTTCAGGTAGTTCTGGAAGCAATCCCCCTTGGGCTACTAATACTGGGGGTCTTGGCAGTGCAAATCAACCGGGACTGGGAGCAAATGGAATTAAGCCTATCAAAGAGTATGATGATACTAATTTGTATATTGGGTATTTGCCACCTAATCTTGATGATGATGGTTTGATTGGATTGTTTTCATCTTTTGGTGATATTGTGATGGCTAAGGTCATAAAAGATCGGGTTACTGGAGTGAGCAAAGGTTATGGTTTTGTGAAGTATCGAGATATCCAAATGGCTAATAATGCAATTGCAAGCATGAACGGTTATCGTATAGATGGACGAACCATCGCTGTGAGAGTTGCTGGCAAGCCACCCCAGCCTACTGTTCCTCCAGGCCCTCCTACATCAACTATGCCCACATACCCTGTTTCATCTCAGCCGGTTGGTGCCTATCCATCACAGCAGTTTACACCAGGTGGTCCTCTTCCAAACGCACCACCTGCAGGCTATGCAGCCACTCCTGCAAGCTATACAGTAGCTCCAGTTCCATGGGGGCCGCCAGTACCTCCTTATGCCCCTTATGCTCCTCCCCCTCCTGGGTCCACGATGTATCCTCCTGTCCCAGGACAGCCTATGCCCCCTTATGGTGTACAATATCCTCCACCAGTACAACCTATTCCCTCTGGTGCACCAAATAAAACAGTGACTTCTAGTGAAGCTCAGCAAAGCTACCCACCAGGAGTGCAGTCTGAAAACAGCACTTCTGCTCCACCACCATCATCAAATATCTATGGGAACACTGGTGTAGCAATGCCTTCTGGAGCTCAACCTGCATATGCTACAGCTTCATTAGGTTACTCGTCTTATTACAATGCAGTTCCTCCTCCGCCTCCTGCACCTGTCCCAACAACTGACCATTTACAGGGCATCAGTAGTGTCCCGTGGGCCCCAAATCAACCTGCGCCTCCTCCAGTTTCCTCTGCTTCAGAAAAGGCAACTTATGGTGCAGATGCAGAGTAtgagaagttcatgacagaaatgAAATGA
- the LOC110668993 gene encoding transmembrane 9 superfamily member 11, producing MDHFSNFKIWVLTLSLIFQSVYGFYLPGSYPHKYNVGEALSVKVNSITSIDTEMPFSYYSLPFCQPAEGIKDSAENLGELLMGDRIENSPYRFKMHVNESEIFLCRADPLSTENFKLLKKRIDEMYQVNLILDNLPAIRYTKKEAYLLRWTGYPVGIKVQDAYYVFNHLKFKVLVHKYEEANMARVMGTGDGAEVIPTIGNGGSDIPGYMVVGFEVVPCNFMHNVQSVKNSKMYGKYPSPIKCDPTTVAMPIRENEPIVFTYEVTFEESDIKWPSRWDAYLRMEGSKVHWFSIMNSLMVITFLAGIVLVIFLRTVRRDLTRYEELDKEAQAQMNEELSGWKLVVGDVFRAPTNASLLCVMVGDGVQILGMAVVTILFAALGFMSPASRGTLITGMLIFYMILGIAAGYVAVRLWRTIGCGDHKGWVSVSWRAACFFPGIAFFILTILNFLLWGSHSTGAIPISLFVVLILLWFCISVPLTLIGGYFGAKAPHIEYPVRTNQIPREIPAQKYPSWLLVLGAGTLPFGTLFIELFFIMSSIWMGRVYYVFGFLLIVFILLVVVCAEVSLVLTYMHLCVEDWKWWWKSFFASGSVAIYIFLYSINYLVFDLKSLSGPISATLYLGYSLLMVLAIMFATGTVGFLSSFWFVHYLFSSVKLD from the coding sequence atggaccatttttctaaTTTTAAGATCTGGGTCTTGACCCTTAGCTTGATTTTCCAATCTGTATATGGGTTTTACCTTCCGGGTAGCTACCCCCACAAATACAATGTCGGTGAAGCTTTATCAGTGAAAGTGAATTCCATTACTTCTATTGATACCGAGATGCCATTTAGCTATTACAGTCTACCCTTTTGCCAGCCTGCAGAGGGTATCAAGGATAGTGCTGAAAATCTCGGTGAGCTCCTTATGGGAGATAGGATTGAGAATTCCCCATATAGGTTTAAGATGCATGTGAATGAGAGTGAGATCTTTTTGTGTCGAGCTGACCCCTTATCTACTGAGAACTTTAAGCTTTTGAAGAAGAGGATTGATGAGATGTATCAGGTTAATTTGATTCTTGATAATTTGCCGGCAATAAGGTATACTAAGAAGGAGGCATACTTGTTGAGGTGGACAGGATATCCTGTTGGAATTAAGGTTCAGGATGCCTATTATGTTTTTAACCATTTGAAGTTTAAAGTTCTTGTTCATAAGTATGAGGAGGCCAATATGGCACGCGTGATGGGGACTGGAGATGGTGCTGAGGTCATTCCAACAATTGGGAATGGAGGATCTGATATTCCTGGGTACATGGTTGTGGGATTTGAAGTAGTTCCTTGCAACTTCATGCATAATGTTCAGTCCGTGAAGAACTCGAAAATGTATGGCAAATACCCATCTCCAATTAAGTGCGATCCAACCACTGTGGCTATGCCAATTAGGGAGAATGAGCCAATTGTTTTTACCTATGAGGTCACCTTTGAGGAGAGTGATATAAAGTGGCCATCGAGATGGGATGCCTATTTGAGGATGGAGGGGTCAAAGGTCCATTGGTTCTCGATCATGAATTCTCTGATGGTTATCACCTTCCTTGCTGGTATTGTCCTTGTCATTTTCTTGAGGACTGTGAGGAGAGATCTGACCCGTTATGAGGAACTTGACAAGGAGGCTCAAGCACAGATGAACGAGGAGTTATCTGGGTGGAAACTTGTTGTGGGTGATGTTTTCCGTGCCCCAACCAATGCCTCACTTCTATGTGTTATGGTTGGAGATGGAGTTCAGATCCTTGGGATGGCGGTTGTGACAATCTTGTTTGCTGCTCTTGGATTCATGTCACCAGCTTCCCGTGGAACTCTCATTACAGGTATGCTTATATTCTACATGATTCTCGGTATTGCAGCTGGCTATGTAGCAGTTCGCCTTTGGAGGACTATTGGATGTGGCGATCACAAAGGATGGGTTTCAGTTTCCTGGAGGGCTGCCTGCTTTTTCCCTGGTATTGCCTTTTTTATCTTAACGATTTTGAATTTCCTACTGTGGGGTAGTCATAGCACAGGTGCCATTCCAATCTCTTTGTTTGTCGTTCTGATTCTGCTCTGGTTCTGCATCTCTGTTCCCCTTACTCTTATTGGGGGATACTTTGGGGCAAAGGCACCCCATATTGAATACCCAGTTCGAACCAACCAGATTCCTAGGGAAATACCAGCTCAAAAGTACCCATCTTGGCTTCTCGTTCTTGGTGCCGGAACTCTTCCCTTTGGTACACTTTTCATTGAGCTCTTCTTTATCATGTCTAGCATCTGGATGGGCCGTGTTTATTATGTTTTTGGGTTTCTCTTGATTGTTTTTATCCTTCTCGTGGTGGTTTGTGCCGAAGTGTCTCTTGTTTTAACTTACATGCATCTCTGCGTTGAGGACTGGAAATGGTGGTGGAAGTCCTTCTTTGCTTCTGGTTCAGTGGCCATCTACATTTTCTTATACTCCATTAACTATCTGGTATTTGATCTCAAGAGTTTAAGTGGGCCAATCTCTGCAACGCTATACCTTGGTTATTCTCTTCTAATGGTTCTAGCAATTATGTTTGCAACGGGAACAGTTGGATTCCTTTCATCGTTCTGGTTTGTGCACTACTTGTTCTCTTCAGTGAAGCTTGATTGA